Proteins encoded in a region of the Trypanosoma brucei brucei TREU927 chromosome 5, complete sequence genome:
- a CDS encoding variant surface glycoprotein (VSG, atypical), putative — translation MFSIVVFLITARLQVYGVISGGENQEDFEVLCELTALAKSKVNLVPAVDDTQDIAATIGVINISLANADFISKIDLKKDYSDSNASMKEAADGKPSKYAFLKNVLEVSHGQDKKSYAEVRRRQLTTAAKRKLIQAAEVAFQISETAKNEAQQIKAEAVTAALTKALYGETGNSKNARLPDTNRASGCGNSNKKGGSHAGNSIALDILCLCGKHSGEARGNTACGKQLTRGELDNDWTPNADPTTLFNAIIEKCNTKKPSLGLSPAAINAALSRFAARMAKSKGTNRDFHNTLGYLEGTGAGGCSGDATSTHGPCVAYQTAQLQNGLQGIPWVKELTSAGSTLQEAEKHQHTLKLLNQRIHMLNLTVTHLLEDTVPAMTTLLNSKNDGDAQSNRQNKADEECNKAGDDKTECGKKTGCTFDENKPAGQKCTLSEEGKAAEDREAAENQEGKKEKTTNTTWSNSFVIHKDPILLAFLTLGANI, via the coding sequence ATGTTTTCAATAGTTGTCTTTCTGATAACAGCGAGACTACAGGTCTATGGAGTCATAAGTGGGGGAGAGAATCAAGAAGATTTTGAGGTTCTCTGCGAACTAACGGCGCTAGCCAAAAGCAAAGTCAATCTAGTGCCAGCCGTCGATGATACCCAAGACATAGCAGCCACAATTGGGGTGATAAATATATCTCTTGCAAACGCCGACTTTATAAGCAAGATCGATCTAAAAAAGGACTACAGTGATTCCAATGCCTCAATGAAAGAAGCGGCGGACGGCAAACCTAGCAAATACGCGTTTCTAAAAAATGTGCTAGAGGTTAGCCACGGGCAAGACAAAAAATCTTATGCAGAAGTACGACGACGGCAACTAACGACAGCGGCAAAGCGAAAGTTAATCCAGGCGGCAGAAGTCGCATTTCAGATCAGCGAAACGGCCAAAAATGAGGCGCAGCAAATTAAAGCTGAAGCCGTCACTGCTGCCCTAACCAAAGCGCTCTACGGCGAGACTGGAaatagcaaaaatgcaaggctGCCAGACACGAACCGGGCTAGCGGCTgcggcaacagcaacaaaaaaggtgggAGCCACGCAGGTAATTCAATTGCCCTCGACATATTATGTCTTTGCGGCAAACATAGCGGAGAGGCAAGGGGGAACACGGCATGCGGCAAACAATTGACCAGGGGCGAACTAGATAACGACTGGACACCAAACGCCGACCCGACCACACTTTTCAACGCCATCATAGAAAAATGCAACACCAAGAAGCCTTCACTCGGCTTAAGCCCGGCGGCAATCAACGCCGCCCTTAGCCGATTCGCAGCGCGGATGGCAAAATCCAAAGGAACAAACCGTGACTTCCACAATACACTGGGCTACCTCGAAGGCACCGGAGCCGGAGGCTGCAGCGGCGACGCCACCAGCACCCACGGACCATGTGTTGCTTACCAAACAGCGCAACTACAAAACGGCCTCCAAGGCATCCCATGGGTAAAAGAGCTAACAAGCGCAGGCAGCACACTACAGGAAGCCGAAAAACATCAGCATACACTTAAGCTTTTAAACCAACGAATCCACATGCTAAACCTAACCGTTACGCATTTGCTAGAAGACACAGTACCGGCCATGACGACATTACTAAATAGCAAAAACGACGGCGATGCCCAATCAAatagacaaaacaaagcggaTGAAGAGTGCAACAAAGCAGGAGATGATAAAACTGaatgtggaaagaaaacaggatGCACATTCGATGAAAATAAGCCAGCCGGccaaaagtgcacattgagtgaggaagggaaagcaGCAGAAGACAGAGAGGCAGCAGAAaatcaagaaggaaaaaaagagaaaacaacaaacaccacatggagcaattcttttgtcattcatAAGGACCCTATtctgcttgcatttttgacCTTAGGAGCAAATATTTAA
- a CDS encoding variant surface glycoprotein (VSG), putative, with translation MQRSQEQKRTVNGCIIAVAFIVLSITKLGKATNIEGGQNRPVFDGLCKLTKLARIDLTIPEEPNLKNQDFKDIIKLNMSLAPKAWKQVFWKTGEKNAWQDELPPKDQHGDDWEEYWLDWKEAIRSLYKADRTKAEDKITFESLPEDVKDTIRPRMINLASAAAALAKSPAAPAQLPSLKGKTLKQKLTEAVTGDGSKDVDTADYQSIYGASSGSDRQTACTTGSSGTRTNSLMGALSCVCAPETDSQADYVCTPAVAKADRWATGSPDTPSNTGKITKLCGKIPPRQLKENELRQAIEEIVALITTNSGTGYLGATKTGCTGAQGSGRCVKFTGYADNNGSIPPHTPWLTIPHSIATDLADRESRIVQAESTKAALKALAEQARKLSREGEIAKIIKGHLQTAHGQAAPGKTVNMEISDGECNKLTSNNTCKSPCKWNENTTDINKKCSLDPVKAIEQQAAQTAGTEEGAAGATTDKCGLAKTPEDFVLAKGDIPKDKKAF, from the coding sequence ATGCAGAGAAGTCAAGAGCAAAAGCGAACAGTTAATGGCTGCATAATAGCCGTAGCATTCATAGTTCTCAGTATTACCAAACTTGGTAAAGCAACCAACATAGAAGGTGGCCAAAACCGACCAGTGTTCGACGGTCTCTGCAAATTAACAAAGCTGGCTCGTATTGACCTTACAATTCCAGAGGAACCGAACTTAAAAAACCAAGACTTCAAAGACATCATCAAACTAAATATGAGTTTGGCACCAAAAGCATGGAAGCAAGTGTTCTGGAAAACAGGTGAAAAAAACGCCTGGCAGGACGAGCTACCACCGAAGGACCAACACGGTGATGACTGGGAAGAATACTGGTTGGACTGGAAGGAAGCAATAAGAAGTCTTTATAAGGCGGACCGAACAAAGGCAGAAGACAAAATAACGTTTGAAAGCTTGCCTGAAGACGTAAAAGACACTATAAGGCCGCGTATGATAAACTTGGCAAGCGCGGCGGCCGCACTAGCAAAATCTCCGGCGGCGCCAGCCCAGCTACCTTCGCTAAAAGGTAAGACGCTCAAACAGAAGCTAACAGAAGCGGTAACTGGCGACGGCTCGAAGGACGTCGACACGGCGGACTACCAAAGCATATACGGGGCAAGCTCGGGCAGCGACCGCCAAACAGCCTGCACGACCGGCAGCTCAGGAACCCGAACAAATTCCCTCATGGGTGCGCTAAGCTGCGTATGTGCGCCTGAAACAGACAGCCAAGCCGACTACGTGTGCACACCGGCGGTGGCTAAAGCCGACCGGTGGGCAACCGGCAGCCCAGACACACCATCGAACAcaggaaaaataacaaagctGTGTGGCAAAATACCGCCACGGCAGCTAAAAGAAAACGAGCTGAGGCAGGCGATCGAGGAAATCGTGGCACTCATAACCACGAACAGCGGTACCGGCTACCTTGGGGCAACCAAAACCGGCTGCACAGGTGCTCAGGGCAGCGGCCGCTGCGTCAAATTCACTGGATACGCCGACAACAACGGCTCAATACCACCCCATACACCATGGCTGACAATACCGCACAGCATAGCAACCGACCTTGCAGACAGGGAAAGTAGAATAGTGCAAGCAGAAAGCACGAAAGCAGCGCTCAAAGCACTTGCCGAACAGGCCAGAAAATTAAgcagggaaggggaaatagcAAAAATCATCAAAGGCCACTTACAGACGGCCCACGGGCAAGCTGCGCCAGGCAAAACTGTGAACATGGAAATCAGCGATGGAGAGTGCAACAAGCTTACCAGCAACAACACCTGCAAATCCCCCTGCAAATGGAACGAGAATACCACtgacataaacaaaaaatgctcATTAGATCCCGTAAAAGCGATAGAACAACAAGCAGCCCAGACAGCAGGAACAGAAGAgggagctgcaggagcaaCAACAGATAAGTGTGGCCTAGCAAAAACTCCTGAGGATTTTGTTTTAGCAAAAGGTGATATtccaaaagataaaaaagctTTTTGA